In one window of Maribacter sp. BPC-D8 DNA:
- a CDS encoding TonB-dependent receptor plug domain-containing protein produces the protein MRFQLTPLLILIGFQITIAQSNTERSNDSILSQQLDEVIVTATRTERQLSSLPLPVTLVGKKQIIKSGTVRLNEILNEQTGIITVADESGFQGVQIQGIASDYILILIDGVPLVGRSAGNFDLSRLTVANIKQIEVVKGPASSLYGSEALGGVINIITEKPKTEDLNGNASYRIGSFMQQDINLDLKQGFKKFRYGFFANRFSSNGYDLNEETEGQTVNPFTNYTLNGRVYYDFNDKLSLFTSGRFYDQNQDAGFTVDSIQYQGDTKEREWNAHARLDHKWTPNLTMAYELYYTNYVATELLADPISTDVLSDSDFNQQLFRPEVRGSYSFSTADDNNTGFENGTLTAGLGLQVDELDRTYFDETVNFTSEYVYAQYDFNPIEKLNVIAGARFDNHSEYNNQFSPKLALRYQLNENLAIKGSVGYGFKAPDFRQLYFDFTNSAVGYTVLGYNVALDKLQELETQDQILSVLVTDEDLSKPLEAESSIGYNLGFNLKHGRGNTEVNFFRNDFKNLIDTRIIARKTNGQNVFSYMNFDEIYTTGFEINSAYKLTNNLNISAGYQLLYAFDKQKKQDVADNQVFVRDATNGQSVVLSKSDYFGLVNRSRHNANFKVYYDLPKANTNVNMRVLYRSKYAQYDTNGNGLIDSFDSSFIDGFVTVNAAVSKTFYQDFTLQVGANNLLDYTDNNIPTMPGIQAYVKLNYQF, from the coding sequence ATGCGATTTCAGCTTACCCCATTACTAATATTAATTGGTTTCCAAATCACCATTGCACAAAGTAATACTGAACGTTCTAACGACTCCATCTTATCGCAGCAATTAGATGAAGTAATAGTTACTGCCACTAGAACCGAACGCCAATTATCATCGTTACCCCTGCCCGTTACGTTAGTAGGTAAAAAGCAAATTATAAAATCGGGTACCGTACGCTTAAACGAAATACTTAATGAGCAAACAGGTATTATAACTGTAGCTGATGAAAGCGGATTTCAAGGGGTACAAATACAAGGTATAGCATCAGACTATATTCTTATACTTATTGACGGTGTTCCGCTAGTGGGTAGAAGTGCCGGTAATTTTGATTTAAGCCGACTTACTGTTGCTAATATCAAACAAATTGAAGTAGTCAAAGGTCCCGCGAGCAGTTTATACGGCTCTGAAGCCTTGGGCGGCGTGATAAATATCATCACTGAGAAACCTAAAACAGAAGACCTAAACGGTAATGCATCCTATAGAATAGGAAGTTTTATGCAACAAGATATTAACCTAGATTTAAAGCAAGGATTTAAAAAGTTTCGCTACGGATTCTTTGCAAACCGATTTTCATCCAACGGATATGACCTAAATGAAGAAACAGAAGGGCAAACCGTAAATCCGTTCACGAACTATACTTTAAACGGAAGGGTGTATTATGATTTTAATGATAAACTATCCCTCTTCACATCTGGGCGGTTCTATGACCAAAATCAAGATGCAGGTTTCACGGTAGACAGTATACAATACCAGGGCGACACGAAAGAACGCGAATGGAACGCACATGCAAGACTAGATCATAAATGGACCCCAAATCTCACCATGGCATATGAGCTATATTATACCAATTACGTTGCCACCGAATTATTAGCAGATCCCATTTCAACCGATGTGCTCAGTGATAGCGATTTTAATCAACAACTATTTCGCCCAGAGGTACGCGGTAGCTATTCATTTTCAACTGCAGACGATAATAATACTGGGTTTGAAAATGGAACTTTAACCGCCGGATTAGGATTACAAGTAGATGAATTAGACAGAACCTACTTTGATGAGACGGTTAATTTCACCTCTGAATACGTATATGCGCAATACGATTTTAACCCTATTGAAAAACTAAATGTTATTGCCGGTGCCAGGTTTGACAATCACTCTGAATATAACAATCAATTCAGTCCGAAATTAGCATTGCGCTACCAGTTAAACGAGAACCTAGCTATTAAAGGATCAGTAGGCTACGGTTTTAAAGCACCAGATTTTAGGCAGCTGTATTTTGACTTCACCAATTCTGCCGTTGGCTATACCGTATTAGGTTATAATGTTGCTCTAGATAAATTGCAAGAATTAGAAACGCAAGACCAAATTCTTAGCGTGCTCGTTACCGATGAAGACCTTAGCAAACCTTTAGAAGCAGAAAGTTCTATTGGCTACAATTTAGGTTTTAATCTAAAACACGGTCGCGGTAACACCGAAGTAAATTTCTTTAGAAATGATTTTAAAAATTTAATAGATACCCGCATAATTGCCCGTAAGACCAACGGACAAAATGTGTTCAGCTATATGAATTTCGATGAAATATACACAACAGGTTTCGAAATCAACTCTGCCTATAAACTGACCAACAACCTAAATATAAGTGCCGGATACCAATTGCTCTATGCTTTTGACAAACAGAAAAAACAAGATGTAGCAGATAACCAAGTATTTGTACGTGATGCAACAAATGGGCAATCGGTCGTACTATCAAAATCTGACTATTTTGGGTTGGTCAATCGCTCTCGCCACAACGCTAATTTTAAGGTTTACTATGATTTACCTAAGGCAAACACCAATGTAAATATGCGTGTTCTGTACCGAAGTAAATATGCGCAATATGACACCAACGGCAACGGACTCATAGATAGTTTTGACTCCAGTTTCATTGATGGGTTCGTAACTGTAAATGCAGCGGTGAGCAAAACATTTTATCAAGATTTTACACTACAGGTAGGTGCCAATAACCTTTTGGACTATACCGATAACAATATCCCGACAATGCCGGGAATTCAAGCATACGTAAAACTTAATTATCAATTCTAA
- a CDS encoding HmuY family protein — MTKNILAVAFLAVAFASCSNDDDSTPVEPIQTETVSNLYAPQTGGQGQPVGGAFTKFDFETSLETTSDTDWDVAFRGSTIAINGGAVTGTEDEPERNGNVGVAEVTGTLASVTTADDLTFNQDADASFAIATGSDNGWYNYAGDPTHLITPIPGKVFVFRTTAGNYVKVEIISYYENAPTEPDAFTDATPYYTFNYVYNPNEGETSFE; from the coding sequence ATGACGAAGAACATTTTAGCAGTAGCATTTTTAGCGGTAGCATTCGCTTCTTGTAGCAACGATGATGACAGTACACCAGTAGAGCCAATACAAACCGAAACGGTAAGCAACCTATATGCTCCACAAACAGGAGGGCAAGGACAACCTGTTGGCGGAGCGTTTACAAAGTTTGATTTTGAAACCAGCTTAGAGACCACAAGCGACACTGATTGGGATGTTGCATTTAGGGGTAGTACTATTGCCATTAACGGTGGCGCTGTAACAGGTACCGAAGATGAGCCAGAAAGAAACGGAAATGTTGGTGTCGCCGAAGTAACAGGTACTTTGGCAAGTGTAACCACAGCAGACGATCTCACTTTTAACCAAGATGCAGATGCATCATTTGCCATAGCAACAGGTAGTGATAACGGTTGGTACAACTACGCAGGCGACCCAACTCATTTAATTACGCCTATACCAGGTAAGGTGTTTGTATTTAGAACTACAGCTGGTAATTATGTCAAAGTAGAGATTATTAGCTACTATGAAAATGCCCCTACTGAACCAGATGCATTTACAGATGCTACACCATACTACACCTTCAACTATGTTTATAACCCTAACGAAGGGGAAACTTCTTTTGAGTAG